TCAAAATTGTAGTTCTAGGTTTTGTTTTGAGACCATGCAGGTACATGTACAAAAGAAAGGCAAAGGCAAACAGAGTCCGGGGCCAAAATGGCTTGTTTTTGGAGCTAATAGCCCAAAATAggatgcgtttttttttttaataccaaaatgggtatttcgttggataactaACGAAATACCCACAATCAATACTGTTCCGGTCCGGTCTGGATTGTTGCATTTCGCTACACTTGTAGCGAAATGTAacagataattttttttttttttgtatttcggtGGTattccaacgaaataggattttttttttttttgtatttcgtttatcctatttcgttcatataccaacgaaatacaaaaaaaaaaaaaaaattatattttcctatttcgtttttatataaacgaaataaaaaaaaaatattttcctatttcatttttttataaacgaaataccaaaaaaaaaaaaattatcctatttcgttcatataccaacgaaatacaaaaaaaaaaaattatattttcctatttcgttttttttataaacgaaatacaaaaaaaaaaaaaatcctatttcgttggaatACAAAcgaaatgccaaaaaaaaaaaaaaaaaaattatttgttacatTTCGCTACAAGTGTAGCGAAATGCAACAATCCAGACCGGACCGGAACAATATTGATtgtgggtatttcgttggttatccaacgaaatacccattttggtattaaaaaaaaaacgcatcCTATTTTGGGCTATTAGCTCCAAAacaagccattttggctccggactcaaATATAACAAGTTGTGTTTTCTTTAACAACTTAATTTTGCTTATGGGTGATATCATAGGTTCAAGCATatgttttgatagcctaaaATCCCCGATCAAATTAACTTACGAGTATGAAAAGGAACTAGTGAGAAACGTATTGTGCAACTTAAAATCAACAAGAGgatttttatttacaaaatcatATTCAAACACTAAAAGAAAAGATCTCAACTCCCAAGCAGAACAACTATCACATGCCTATACATTCAATAGCATCTGTGATGGCTACCATCATTGTACAACTCATCCTCTGCCATTTCCCATTGAATTTCATCCAACAACCATCCTTCATCAGGATCAAGTcctaaaaatgaagaaatttccTACTACGGAACGCTTTTAGCTTTAGTGAACTTAGGATCAAGTcctaaaaatgaagaaattccTAGTACGGAACGCTTTTAGCTTTAGTGACCTCTATCGGTGACGTAACTCGTCTTTTGCCATTTCCCATTGAAAAATTCATCCAACAACAATCCTCCATCGGGATCAAATCCTAAGAATTGAGAAACTCCAAGTATGGAGCACTTCCCATTTTAGTGATCTAATACCGGCAACAAAACTTATCCTTTGCCATTTTCCCAATGAAATTCATCCAACAACTAACCTCCGATCCACCGGGATCagaaacttttagtaaggagCGATTCCCTTTTTAGTGAACTCGGAAGTCACAATTTTCCTATTGAAATTCATCCAACAACCATCCTCCATCGGCTCAAGTCCTAAGAATGAAGAAACTCAAAGTATAGAGCACTTCTCGCTTTTTAAACTCTATGCAGCATGAATCCAGATTAATCGAGCTAGTTAGTTTTGAATAAAAATgcaaaacaaaaactaaaaaaaataaaagaagacaaAAACAACCATCCACCATCTTTTCCCTTCAAGACCCATCATTGTACCATGAAACTACAATATCTTTCATCCCAAATTTCAACTCTTCCCATTGATAATCCTCAAATTCTAATCCTCCATTAATAACCTTAATCTCCACTAACAACAACTCCATTGCCACCTCCAAAATCTCCACCATTAAAACTACTCTTCCTTTAACCAATCCAATACCCCTACCTTTCCCTCTTTCCACTTTATACCCtccattttctccaattttcatCAACTTCTCTTCAACATCACCAATTCGAGCACTCGTCGTAAACTTCATCTCTTTCTTACTCAATCCAATTTCAAACAACCCTGTTAAATCCAACCCCGATGACATTGATATTATGTCAAACGCATTTACTCTGCCCAATGTTCTACAATCTTTTTCAAATAAACATTCACCTACTTGCACCTGATGATGACTCGAATGTCCCATTTTCGTCGCGGATTTCTTGAACCAAGAAAGCTTCATTAGTTGCTCTATGCTTAATCTAGTATTCGGGTTAGGATCAAGCAGCTTGTTTATTACATTCCGAGCTGGTTTTGAAACCCAATCAGGAAACTGAAATACGCGACGGTGCATTGCGCGGTACATGTCTGGTATATTTCCATCATCAAAAGGAAGTGATCCAGAGAGAAATGCAAATAAGATTACTCCACAAGACCAAGAATCAGCCTTTTTACCATCATACCCTTTTCTGTATGCTACTTCAGGAGCAGTATAAGCTGGTGTACCACAAGCTGTATGAAGTAGGCCGTTCTTTTGTTGTTCAGGCAAGGCAGAGAGACCGAAATCTGAGATTTTAAGGTTGTTGTTTTCGTCAAGAAGAATGTTTTGTGGTTTCATATCGCGATGAGTAACGCCATTTTGATGGCAAAAATGGAGTGCAGAGACTAATTGGTGGAAGTAAAAACGCGCGGTTGAATCAGAAAACCGCCCTCTACGGTTTAACTTGGTGTGGAGATCGCCACCAGTGGCGAGCTCCATCACGAGgtatattttggtttttgtaGCCATTACTTCGATCAATTGGATAATGTTCTGATGATTGAGACGACACATAGCGGATATTTCACGTATGATACGTGGCTCCATTGAGGCATCCGTAATGGTGGTTTTCTTGTCAATAACTTTGATCGCGATATTGGTGTTGTCGTCTAAACAGAGGCCGTGGTAGACTTTAGCGAAGCTACCACGGCCTAAAAGACGGCCAAGTTTGTACTTGCCAAGAATTATGGTTCCGGTTCCACTACCGTTGGAGCTAGTGGTTCGTCTTATTTTCGCGGTGGAGGAGGGTGGTTGGGTGCATTTCGGGTCCATGCCTACGATGAGGGGTggggaggggtggggtggggtggggggttggTGGGCAAGAACAGGGCTGTCAAATGAGGAGGTATTTAGGTTGGTTTTATAGGAGATCAGTTTGAGTGGAGGCTTCACTGGATCTAAGctgttttacttgagtgatttgAAAAACTGGGATACTTTTGCATGGAAAAAATTGGTACAACTTCATGTTATATTCAACTTTTTGTGAGTGTCATGATTTTAAAGttacaaacaaaaaatattgtaGCATACAAGTTAAGTTACGACaagtaagtatgattttatattatattcaaCCTCTAGTGCCTGAAGGATTAGTCATGAATCATACAGAATAGTCACAAGTTCTCTATAGACTAAGATTATAGCTTGTTCCGTAAAACTTGTAATATTTCGGCTTATATTACAAGAGCACATATGTTATTTGACTTGCTTGTAAATACAAACATGCCTATATTTGGCTATTAACAATACAATGTGAATAATAGAAACCATTAAGCATACGAAGATATGTTTGGCTAGCTTATAAGCTTATCAATCTAGTTTATAGACACCTTTTAATTTATCTATCCGTTTGACAGATAcaaaaaagtatttataagtactTGATCAAACTAGCTTATAGAaactttttaacttttattCGCCTTTGAGTAAAGTATTTATAAGCTAAGTGCTTATATACCAAAATCAATCAAATGTTATAATTTGGTCACCCTCTCTTTATTACTTTTCAGTTTATAAATATTTGTTGTTTGACCAAGccttttaatattttatccctagtattttcttaagtttCCAagataatattcctaaaacatgACTCTTAATTATCTAGATATTTTATTTCTGtcattttgtcttcttctttttctgtaaaaatatttttaaatttatttttcttgtaaatACTTTTTACCAAATTagctactatttttttttttttatcactttcaACACTTTTATTATAACACGTAACCACCTATTTGTAAAATCAATTTCAAaacttaaaagtatttttttaacatttgaGACTTATCAGCTAGCAGCTAAACAGGCTCTAAGAAATAGTAGGGACTTCTTTTATTTCCACTATAAATTGGC
This genomic interval from Lycium ferocissimum isolate CSIRO_LF1 unplaced genomic scaffold, AGI_CSIRO_Lferr_CH_V1 ctg51, whole genome shotgun sequence contains the following:
- the LOC132044670 gene encoding CBL-interacting serine/threonine-protein kinase 7-like, translating into MDPKCTQPPSSTAKIRRTTSSNGSGTGTIILGKYKLGRLLGRGSFAKVYHGLCLDDNTNIAIKVIDKKTTITDASMEPRIIREISAMCRLNHQNIIQLIEVMATKTKIYLVMELATGGDLHTKLNRRGRFSDSTARFYFHQLVSALHFCHQNGVTHRDMKPQNILLDENNNLKISDFGLSALPEQQKNGLLHTACGTPAYTAPEVAYRKGYDGKKADSWSCGVILFAFLSGSLPFDDGNIPDMYRAMHRRVFQFPDWVSKPARNVINKLLDPNPNTRLSIEQLMKLSWFKKSATKMGHSSHHQVQVGECLFEKDCRTLGRVNAFDIISMSSGLDLTGLFEIGLSKKEMKFTTSARIGDVEEKLMKIGENGGYKVERGKGRGIGLVKGRVVLMVEILEVAMELLLVEIKVINGGLEFEDYQWEELKFGMKDIVVSWYNDGS